A stretch of the Xiphophorus couchianus chromosome 15, X_couchianus-1.0, whole genome shotgun sequence genome encodes the following:
- the LOC114158154 gene encoding pleckstrin homology domain-containing family G member 3 isoform X1, whose protein sequence is MGYQRGIWRSLSGGGGGGGGRAAALVRCSCSEQKVTICFRSASDSRPLRWIESPRLSIASISSDERAPSATPSDPSDPPASGQRPLSLISTLSSGSGSSRDDYVAPPPESEASFGVDLNQNPSPEKRGRSFVHNNNNNNKASTPSRASSRRQPALPFVGATMVPDPKLKYLDRIVMEIIETERMYVRDLKIIVEDYLAHVIDESDLSNQPKLVCDLFGNIEDIYEFNSELLQDLERCDNDPVAIASCFVSKSEDFDIYTQYCTSYPESVEALTKCMNNISVAKFFRDRQASLKHSLPLGSYLLKPVQRILKYHLLLQEIAKHFGPQKEGYDVVEEALYTMTWVAWYINDMKRKHEHAVRLQEVQSLLVNWKGPDLTTYGELVLEGTFKVPRARHERTLFLFDRMLLITKRRGEHFVYKTHISSSTLLLIESAKDSLSFSVSHYKHLKQTHNVQAKTVEEKKLWAHHIKRIILENHQAAIPQKAKEAILEMDSIGPARYRYSPERLKKTATDEFPRDARQGRRQSEPTKQMLKRNKAPLEHAVSEDALAGDGRSLQGAISSSTLGSSSLGEPDGGEDEAGRLDDFLLEDEQVEDFVSSVLAAISCWQHTVQAFLSSAGTEAEKSCNAATKENGQLSEDELIGPEPTPEQFPDALPQENPLEKPEDSEPEPSAGLDLSVVPEVPQMSEDLQPDEDPEPAELPSSVTFDADSKTLSSAESSEEEDEREAADDESSSPSILPSSVLDKASAIAQHFNSIKRGSLAQDDARSLACLSPRLPSRTGSMLSLRSESADRPLRLNSNSSDPPEAFGGADLSLLSPRDDSLFEPDRSVRRRRDSTLSKQDQLLIGKIKSYYENAENQDASFGLRRRESLTYIPSGLVRSSVSRFDSIPRVETAQSNPPASNTPQDLDPLSTEPTETKDRLVSSQSLDSLRSDLLSGDCEEPHRFRPTHYDLSEEEFRSSSEMIKIWQAMERQISRSQSEDREFSRSRETVKPSISAGVSSLTRTKSCGPDLGNSDLSAVTEDFFSPSLPKTRTAALSRAGSQTSTSRCFGEQTVTLRATVPRVAQLRAEAGGDKPTEETEQTDEVDRAESKVRLLARRYSQRIRTSGPMVRQRSPAGPFNRKTLACVVEEKEGSGKPSLTLPLGPKVQSKSLPLSPVDPVQNLDAGAPDHAPLSPPPTEGFSWPDVRELRSRYSSGGGRNQNRPMSRSSTIPDRMLDGGLRRHSSGSPGHLHDDGAPSGRPRGGRVAARDERSRRLHRANSLDPRLSLQQLGDLQRIRQARSPVGDGYYIAAEAPLTDNPEHKIIIVEKLPEPGNRELVEDDGYVQIRSPTSREKISIMAVIDRCRAYQESDDYRLRDDAKTAPPPPSEQDESQKPRPDSGQGGQKSIVKNLREKFQSQT, encoded by the exons ATGGGGTATCAGAGGGGCATCTGGAGGAGCCtgtcaggaggaggaggaggaggaggaggaagagcagctgCACTGGTCAGGTGTTCCTGCTCAGAGCAGAAGGTGACGATCTGCTTCAGGAGCGCCTCGGACAGCCGGCCGCTGCGCTGGATCG AGTCGCCTCGCCTTTCCATCGCCTCCATCAGCAGCGATGAGCGCGCTCCGTCCGCCACGCCCTCTGACCCCTCCGACCCGCCGGCATCGGGCCAGCGCCCGCTCAGCCTGATATCCACGCTGTCCTCCGGGTCCGGGTCCTCCAGGGACGACTACGTCGCCCCGCCGCCGGAGTCCGAGGCGTCCTTCGGCGTGGACCTGAACCAAAACCCGAGTCCTGAGAAAAGGGGGCGGAGCTTCGTccacaacaataacaacaacaacaaagcgtcgACTCCGAGCCGAGCGTCCAGCCGCCGGCAGCCGGCGCTGCCCTTCGTGGGCGCCACCATGGTGCCCGACCCCAAGCTGAAGTATCTGGACCGCATCGTCATGGAGATCATCGAAACGGAGCGGATGTACGTCAGAGACCTGAAGATCATCGTGGAG gATTACCTTGCTCACGTCATCGACGAGTCGGACCTGTCCAACCAACCCAAGCTGGTCTGCGACCTTTTCGGGAACATCGAGGACATCTACGAGTTCAACAG CGAGCTGCTGCAGGACCTGGAGCGATGCGACAACGACCCCGTCGCCATCGCCAGCTGCTTCGTGTCAAAG AGTGAAGACTTCGATATCTACACCCAGTACTGCACCAGCTACCCAGA GTCGGTGGAAGCGCTGACGAAGTGCATGAACAATATATCTGTGGCCAAGTTTTTCCGGGACCGCCAGGCGTCGCTGAAACATTCGCTGCCTCTGGGCTCCTACCTTCTCAAACCCGTCCAGAGGATCCTCAAGTATCACCTGCTGCTCCAG GAGATCGCGAAGCACTTTGGGCCTCAGAAGGAGGGCTACGATGTGGTGGAGGAGGCGCTGTACACCATGACCTGGGTGGCCTGGTACATCAACGACATGAAGAGGAAACACGAGCACGCCGTGCGGCTGCAG GAGGTCCAGTCTCTGCTGGTGAACTGGAAAGGTCCGGACCTCACCACGTACGGCGAACTGGTGCTGGAGGGAACCTTCAAGGTTCCCCGGGCCCGACACGAGCGCACGCTCTTCCTGTTCGACCGCATGCTGCTCATCACCAAGCGCCGCGGCGAGCACTTCGTCTACAAGACGCACATCTCT TCGTCGACGCTGCTGCTGATCGAGAGCGCCAAGGATTCGCTGAGCTTCAGCGTCAGCCATTACAAACACCTCAAACAGACTCACAACGTGCAG GCGAAGACGGTGGAAGAAAAGAAGCTTTGGGCTCATCACATCAAACGCATCATTTTGGAAAACCACCAAGCGGCCATCCCACAGAAG GCGAAGGAAGCCATTCTGGAGATGGACTCCATCG GTCCGGCCCGGTACCGCTACAGCCCCGAGCGGCTGAAGAAAACCGCGACGGACGAGTTTCCCCGAGACGCTCGCCAGGGCCGCAGGCAGTCGG AACCAACCAAGCAGATGCTAAAGAGGAATAAag CGCCTCTGGAG CATGCGGTCAGTGAGGACGCGCTGGCGGGCGACGGGCGCTCCCTGCAGGGCGCCATCAGCAGCAGCACGCTGGGCTCCAGCAGCCTGGGCGAGCCGGACGGCGGCGAGGACGAGGCCGGCCGGCTGGACGACTTCCTCCTGGAGGACGAGCAGGTAGAGGACTTTGTCAGCTCCGTGCTGGCTGCCATCTCCTGCTGGCAACACACCGTCCAGGCCTTCCTTTCCTCTGCGGGGACG GAGGCAGAGAAAAGTTGCAACGCCGCAACCAAAGAAAACGGTCAGCTCTCTGAAGACGAGCTGATCGGACCTGAACCGACACCTGAGCAG tttccagATGCTTTGCCTCAAGAGAACCCGTTGGAAAAACCAGAGGACTCTGAACCAGAACCGTCCGCTGGTTTGGATCTTTCTGTAGTCCCTGAGGTTCCTCAGATGTCTGAAGATCTGCAGCCTGATGAAGATCCAGAGCCTGCTGAGCTACCGTCGTCTGTCACATTTGATGCTGACTCCAAGACCCTGAGCAGCGCCGAGTCctcagaggaggaggacgagagGGAGGCGGCGGATGACGAGTCCAGTTCTCCCAGTATCCTGCCGTCCTCTGTGCTGGACAAGGCCAGCGCCATCGCTCAGCACTTTAACAGCATCAAGAGAGGCAGCCTGGCCCAAGATGACGCCCGCTCCCTCGCCTGTCTGTCCCCTCGTTTACCCAGCAGGACCGGCAGCATGCTCAGCCTGAGGTCCGAGTCGGCCGACCGCCCGCTGCGCCTCAACAGCAACTCCTCCGATCCGCCCGAGGCGTTTGGCGGAGCAGACCTCAGTCTGCTGTCCCCCAGAGACGACAGCCTCTTTGAGCCGGACCGCAGCGTGCGGCGGAGGCGGGACTCCACCCTGTCCAAGCAGGACCAGCTGCTCATCGGGAAAATCAAGAGTTACTACGAGAACGCAGAGAACCAGGACGCCTCGTTCGGCCTGCGGCGCAGGGAGAGCCTGACCTACATCCCATCAGGCCTGGTCCGGAGCTCCGTCAGCCGCTTCGACAGCATCCCCAGAGTAGAGACGGCCCAGTCCAATCCTCCTGCTTCAAACACGCCTCAGGATCTGGATCCTCTGTCCACTGAACCGACTGAGACTAAGGACCGCTTGGTCTCCAGTCAGTCTTTGGATTCGTTGAGGTCCGATCTGTTGAGCGGTGACTGTGAAGAACCGCACAGGTTCCGGCCGACACACTATGATCTGTCAGAGGAAGAGTTCAGATCTTCATCGGAGATGATTAAGATCTGGCAGGCGATGGAGCGACAGATCTCCAGATCCCAAAGTGAAGACAGGGAATTCAGTAGATCCAGAGAGACTGTGAAACCCTCCATCTCCGCCGGCGTCAGCAGCTTAACCCGGACCAAGAGCTGCGGCCCCGACCTGGGAAACTCCGACCTCAGCGCCGTCACAGAGGACTTCTTCAGCCCCTCGCTGCCAAAGACCAGAACCGCAGCGCTCAGCCGGGCCGGAAGTCAGACCAGCACCTCCAGATGCTTCGGGGAACAGACGGTGACGCTGCGAGCCACGGTTCCCCGGGTGGCGCAGCTGAGGGCGGAGGCCGGCGGCGACAAACCCACGGAGGAGACGGAGCAAACGGACGAGGTGGACAGAGCCGAGAGCAAAGTCCGTCTTCTGGCTCGTCGCTACAGCCAGCGGATCAGAACCTCCGGTCCGATGGTTCGACAGCGGAGTCCGGCCGGCCCGTTCAACAGGAAGACTCTGGCTTGTGtggtggaggagaaggaaggCTCAG GGAAGCCCAGCCTGACTCTGCCTCTGGGTCCTAAGGTCCAGTCCAAGTCTCTGCCGCTGAGCCCGGTGGACCCGGTCCAGAACCTGGACGCCGGCGCTCCAGACCACGCCCCTCTCAGCCCGCCGCCCACCGAGGGCTTCAGCTGGCCCGACGTGCGGGAACTCCGCTCCAGATACTCTAGCGGCGGCggccggaaccagaaccggcccATGAGCCGCAGCAGCACCATCCCAGACCGCATGTTGGACGGCGGCCTCAGGAGGCACTCCAGCGGATCGCCTGGTCATCTCCATGACGACGGCGCGCCATCAGGCCGACCCCGCGGCGGGCGGGTTGCAGCGCGGGACGAGCGATCCAGACGGCTACACAGGGCCAACTCTCTGGACCCGCGGCTCAGCCTGCAGCAGCTGGGCGATCTGCAGCGGATCCGGCAGGCTCGCAGCCCCGTGGGCGACGGTTACTACATCGCCGCCGAGGCGCCGCTCACAGACAACCCGGAACACAAGA
- the LOC114158154 gene encoding pleckstrin homology domain-containing family G member 3 isoform X2 — translation MGYQRGIWRSLSGGGGGGGGRAAALVRCSCSEQKVTICFRSASDSRPLRWIESPRLSIASISSDERAPSATPSDPSDPPASGQRPLSLISTLSSGSGSSRDDYVAPPPESEASFGVDLNQNPSPEKRGRSFVHNNNNNNKASTPSRASSRRQPALPFVGATMVPDPKLKYLDRIVMEIIETERMYVRDLKIIVEDYLAHVIDESDLSNQPKLVCDLFGNIEDIYEFNSELLQDLERCDNDPVAIASCFVSKSEDFDIYTQYCTSYPESVEALTKCMNNISVAKFFRDRQASLKHSLPLGSYLLKPVQRILKYHLLLQEIAKHFGPQKEGYDVVEEALYTMTWVAWYINDMKRKHEHAVRLQEVQSLLVNWKGPDLTTYGELVLEGTFKVPRARHERTLFLFDRMLLITKRRGEHFVYKTHISSSTLLLIESAKDSLSFSVSHYKHLKQTHNVQAKTVEEKKLWAHHIKRIILENHQAAIPQKAKEAILEMDSIGPARYRYSPERLKKTATDEFPRDARQGRRQSEPTKQMLKRNKAPLEHAVSEDALAGDGRSLQGAISSSTLGSSSLGEPDGGEDEAGRLDDFLLEDEQEAEKSCNAATKENGQLSEDELIGPEPTPEQFPDALPQENPLEKPEDSEPEPSAGLDLSVVPEVPQMSEDLQPDEDPEPAELPSSVTFDADSKTLSSAESSEEEDEREAADDESSSPSILPSSVLDKASAIAQHFNSIKRGSLAQDDARSLACLSPRLPSRTGSMLSLRSESADRPLRLNSNSSDPPEAFGGADLSLLSPRDDSLFEPDRSVRRRRDSTLSKQDQLLIGKIKSYYENAENQDASFGLRRRESLTYIPSGLVRSSVSRFDSIPRVETAQSNPPASNTPQDLDPLSTEPTETKDRLVSSQSLDSLRSDLLSGDCEEPHRFRPTHYDLSEEEFRSSSEMIKIWQAMERQISRSQSEDREFSRSRETVKPSISAGVSSLTRTKSCGPDLGNSDLSAVTEDFFSPSLPKTRTAALSRAGSQTSTSRCFGEQTVTLRATVPRVAQLRAEAGGDKPTEETEQTDEVDRAESKVRLLARRYSQRIRTSGPMVRQRSPAGPFNRKTLACVVEEKEGSGKPSLTLPLGPKVQSKSLPLSPVDPVQNLDAGAPDHAPLSPPPTEGFSWPDVRELRSRYSSGGGRNQNRPMSRSSTIPDRMLDGGLRRHSSGSPGHLHDDGAPSGRPRGGRVAARDERSRRLHRANSLDPRLSLQQLGDLQRIRQARSPVGDGYYIAAEAPLTDNPEHKIIIVEKLPEPGNRELVEDDGYVQIRSPTSREKISIMAVIDRCRAYQESDDYRLRDDAKTAPPPPSEQDESQKPRPDSGQGGQKSIVKNLREKFQSQT, via the exons ATGGGGTATCAGAGGGGCATCTGGAGGAGCCtgtcaggaggaggaggaggaggaggaggaagagcagctgCACTGGTCAGGTGTTCCTGCTCAGAGCAGAAGGTGACGATCTGCTTCAGGAGCGCCTCGGACAGCCGGCCGCTGCGCTGGATCG AGTCGCCTCGCCTTTCCATCGCCTCCATCAGCAGCGATGAGCGCGCTCCGTCCGCCACGCCCTCTGACCCCTCCGACCCGCCGGCATCGGGCCAGCGCCCGCTCAGCCTGATATCCACGCTGTCCTCCGGGTCCGGGTCCTCCAGGGACGACTACGTCGCCCCGCCGCCGGAGTCCGAGGCGTCCTTCGGCGTGGACCTGAACCAAAACCCGAGTCCTGAGAAAAGGGGGCGGAGCTTCGTccacaacaataacaacaacaacaaagcgtcgACTCCGAGCCGAGCGTCCAGCCGCCGGCAGCCGGCGCTGCCCTTCGTGGGCGCCACCATGGTGCCCGACCCCAAGCTGAAGTATCTGGACCGCATCGTCATGGAGATCATCGAAACGGAGCGGATGTACGTCAGAGACCTGAAGATCATCGTGGAG gATTACCTTGCTCACGTCATCGACGAGTCGGACCTGTCCAACCAACCCAAGCTGGTCTGCGACCTTTTCGGGAACATCGAGGACATCTACGAGTTCAACAG CGAGCTGCTGCAGGACCTGGAGCGATGCGACAACGACCCCGTCGCCATCGCCAGCTGCTTCGTGTCAAAG AGTGAAGACTTCGATATCTACACCCAGTACTGCACCAGCTACCCAGA GTCGGTGGAAGCGCTGACGAAGTGCATGAACAATATATCTGTGGCCAAGTTTTTCCGGGACCGCCAGGCGTCGCTGAAACATTCGCTGCCTCTGGGCTCCTACCTTCTCAAACCCGTCCAGAGGATCCTCAAGTATCACCTGCTGCTCCAG GAGATCGCGAAGCACTTTGGGCCTCAGAAGGAGGGCTACGATGTGGTGGAGGAGGCGCTGTACACCATGACCTGGGTGGCCTGGTACATCAACGACATGAAGAGGAAACACGAGCACGCCGTGCGGCTGCAG GAGGTCCAGTCTCTGCTGGTGAACTGGAAAGGTCCGGACCTCACCACGTACGGCGAACTGGTGCTGGAGGGAACCTTCAAGGTTCCCCGGGCCCGACACGAGCGCACGCTCTTCCTGTTCGACCGCATGCTGCTCATCACCAAGCGCCGCGGCGAGCACTTCGTCTACAAGACGCACATCTCT TCGTCGACGCTGCTGCTGATCGAGAGCGCCAAGGATTCGCTGAGCTTCAGCGTCAGCCATTACAAACACCTCAAACAGACTCACAACGTGCAG GCGAAGACGGTGGAAGAAAAGAAGCTTTGGGCTCATCACATCAAACGCATCATTTTGGAAAACCACCAAGCGGCCATCCCACAGAAG GCGAAGGAAGCCATTCTGGAGATGGACTCCATCG GTCCGGCCCGGTACCGCTACAGCCCCGAGCGGCTGAAGAAAACCGCGACGGACGAGTTTCCCCGAGACGCTCGCCAGGGCCGCAGGCAGTCGG AACCAACCAAGCAGATGCTAAAGAGGAATAAag CGCCTCTGGAG CATGCGGTCAGTGAGGACGCGCTGGCGGGCGACGGGCGCTCCCTGCAGGGCGCCATCAGCAGCAGCACGCTGGGCTCCAGCAGCCTGGGCGAGCCGGACGGCGGCGAGGACGAGGCCGGCCGGCTGGACGACTTCCTCCTGGAGGACGAGCAG GAGGCAGAGAAAAGTTGCAACGCCGCAACCAAAGAAAACGGTCAGCTCTCTGAAGACGAGCTGATCGGACCTGAACCGACACCTGAGCAG tttccagATGCTTTGCCTCAAGAGAACCCGTTGGAAAAACCAGAGGACTCTGAACCAGAACCGTCCGCTGGTTTGGATCTTTCTGTAGTCCCTGAGGTTCCTCAGATGTCTGAAGATCTGCAGCCTGATGAAGATCCAGAGCCTGCTGAGCTACCGTCGTCTGTCACATTTGATGCTGACTCCAAGACCCTGAGCAGCGCCGAGTCctcagaggaggaggacgagagGGAGGCGGCGGATGACGAGTCCAGTTCTCCCAGTATCCTGCCGTCCTCTGTGCTGGACAAGGCCAGCGCCATCGCTCAGCACTTTAACAGCATCAAGAGAGGCAGCCTGGCCCAAGATGACGCCCGCTCCCTCGCCTGTCTGTCCCCTCGTTTACCCAGCAGGACCGGCAGCATGCTCAGCCTGAGGTCCGAGTCGGCCGACCGCCCGCTGCGCCTCAACAGCAACTCCTCCGATCCGCCCGAGGCGTTTGGCGGAGCAGACCTCAGTCTGCTGTCCCCCAGAGACGACAGCCTCTTTGAGCCGGACCGCAGCGTGCGGCGGAGGCGGGACTCCACCCTGTCCAAGCAGGACCAGCTGCTCATCGGGAAAATCAAGAGTTACTACGAGAACGCAGAGAACCAGGACGCCTCGTTCGGCCTGCGGCGCAGGGAGAGCCTGACCTACATCCCATCAGGCCTGGTCCGGAGCTCCGTCAGCCGCTTCGACAGCATCCCCAGAGTAGAGACGGCCCAGTCCAATCCTCCTGCTTCAAACACGCCTCAGGATCTGGATCCTCTGTCCACTGAACCGACTGAGACTAAGGACCGCTTGGTCTCCAGTCAGTCTTTGGATTCGTTGAGGTCCGATCTGTTGAGCGGTGACTGTGAAGAACCGCACAGGTTCCGGCCGACACACTATGATCTGTCAGAGGAAGAGTTCAGATCTTCATCGGAGATGATTAAGATCTGGCAGGCGATGGAGCGACAGATCTCCAGATCCCAAAGTGAAGACAGGGAATTCAGTAGATCCAGAGAGACTGTGAAACCCTCCATCTCCGCCGGCGTCAGCAGCTTAACCCGGACCAAGAGCTGCGGCCCCGACCTGGGAAACTCCGACCTCAGCGCCGTCACAGAGGACTTCTTCAGCCCCTCGCTGCCAAAGACCAGAACCGCAGCGCTCAGCCGGGCCGGAAGTCAGACCAGCACCTCCAGATGCTTCGGGGAACAGACGGTGACGCTGCGAGCCACGGTTCCCCGGGTGGCGCAGCTGAGGGCGGAGGCCGGCGGCGACAAACCCACGGAGGAGACGGAGCAAACGGACGAGGTGGACAGAGCCGAGAGCAAAGTCCGTCTTCTGGCTCGTCGCTACAGCCAGCGGATCAGAACCTCCGGTCCGATGGTTCGACAGCGGAGTCCGGCCGGCCCGTTCAACAGGAAGACTCTGGCTTGTGtggtggaggagaaggaaggCTCAG GGAAGCCCAGCCTGACTCTGCCTCTGGGTCCTAAGGTCCAGTCCAAGTCTCTGCCGCTGAGCCCGGTGGACCCGGTCCAGAACCTGGACGCCGGCGCTCCAGACCACGCCCCTCTCAGCCCGCCGCCCACCGAGGGCTTCAGCTGGCCCGACGTGCGGGAACTCCGCTCCAGATACTCTAGCGGCGGCggccggaaccagaaccggcccATGAGCCGCAGCAGCACCATCCCAGACCGCATGTTGGACGGCGGCCTCAGGAGGCACTCCAGCGGATCGCCTGGTCATCTCCATGACGACGGCGCGCCATCAGGCCGACCCCGCGGCGGGCGGGTTGCAGCGCGGGACGAGCGATCCAGACGGCTACACAGGGCCAACTCTCTGGACCCGCGGCTCAGCCTGCAGCAGCTGGGCGATCTGCAGCGGATCCGGCAGGCTCGCAGCCCCGTGGGCGACGGTTACTACATCGCCGCCGAGGCGCCGCTCACAGACAACCCGGAACACAAGA